One Triticum dicoccoides isolate Atlit2015 ecotype Zavitan chromosome 3B, WEW_v2.0, whole genome shotgun sequence genomic window, CTTACCGCTTGCTCAAAGTCACCGGACATTCCCATGGATAGTTCAAACTGTTCTGTCGGTATCCCGAGGGCCTTGCAAACCTCAAGCTTACAGTTTACCAGTGCCTGTATTCAGATCAAACGAAACAGCAGCTTGTGGAAGTGTCAACACAGAAAGATTATTCATGATGATGTCATAATAGAAAGCCACCTTAAAATTTTCCGGTGTTGACGAGTAATCTTTCATCCCTATTGTCATCAGTCCTGACAATATTAAGTTTGGGCAAGCTAGTTTCACATGCTTAGCAAGCTCCACGCATTTAGAAGGATCAATACCAGATTTTGCTGAATCATAACCAAAGTGTTACATCAGTGAATTCATCATAACATAATCATAGTGGAAGGATAGCAATATACAACAGCATGGCAGCGACTTGAATCAGGAGAAAAGTTTGAATATATCTTATGGCATGGCTTTTGAAATAATGGAACATTACGATATTTTATTTAAAGATTGTAGTGTAAATGCAAGTAACAACTGACTACTTGAAACACCTGGGAAGATATATCCTAAAACCAATATTAATTTACTGGATCAGTTTAAGATCTCTGTACtcacattcttctccactagtgtttACTTGCACCATAACTTTTAAAGGCTCCCTGCCCAAGCTAACGACAGCACGATCCAGATGATTGGCAATCTGAAAGCATGACGGCGTTATGTAATATAATCAAGGGGAGCAGATAAGGATGAACAAATATGCTGTAATCAGTATTCTCCTCCTCCTGTGCAGACATGTCACATATAAATTCATACTAGCTCTATGCGGTTCAGATGCATTCAACTGTTAAGCATAACATATGTCTGTTGCTGCTTGCTTACCTTTTCATTACCTACACCCTCAACCATGTCAAGATTTGGAACGGCAGCTGCAAAACGGCAGAAACAGGTAATTAAAGTCTAAGCAGTATAGCGGCTGTGACGGTTAGTTGGTTAGAAAATTAGAATCATAAAACCTAAGGACACGTGTGTACTTACAGTTGTGTATGGGGGTTGAGTTTCAAAATAAAAGTTATTTATAATTGTGTTGTAGCCTAATAAGTATGACAATCTATATGCTTGAAGCCCCAATGGTGCAGACTGATAAAACATTGTTACGGTTTACGAGAGGCTCAGAGGCAGAGTTGAAATGCTTAGATATTCATAAATCAGTTTCTTATGTCGTTGAGTACAAGGTTTGTATCACTAACTAGTTATCTAACTTTGCTGTTCCCCTACTCTGATAGCATAAAAAAGAATCATCTATGTGAGATGTGAGATGTGGTGTTATGGCAAAGAAGAACAATCCTTCCACAACCATTTTGTCAAATCCTCCGTGCAAACGGACGCGGCACGCCATGGGAAATCTTGACCGTACCTAGTAGCGATTTCACCTTGTTGCTCTGCAAGTGCCCGACGAAATGCCACCGGATGTCCTCCGGAAGCTGCACGACAGGAGAACACAACAGAATCGCAATCAGCCAGCAAACAGAAGGGGATCCAGCCACCCAATCCAGTCCAATCCAAGCCAATCCGGACTTCCGGAGGAGGTCGGCCTCACCTGCGGCGCCTTGGTGACGAACTCCTGGACGTAGTTCTCGCCGAAGGAGCGGTGGCCGGCGTCGTAGAGCTGCCGCAGCAGCGACACCGGCTTGGTCTTCCCGATCGCCACCACCCgcaccgcctccgccgcccgcccgGACCGCTCCGCCGCGCGCCCCGCCCGCGCCAGCACCGcccgcatcgccgccgccaccggcgccgccgcgccctccgccgccgccgccgctgccatcctCCTCTCCCCTCCCTTCTCCGGCGTCCGCTCGTTTTTCCTGGTGCTGGTGGTTGCCTCGCTCCCTCCCACACAAAAGCAAAAGCTTAGCCGAAGCGAGTGACGGGCCGAATGGGCCAGGCCGTAAAGAACACCTTTTTTCAGTGGTttctttttccttttgtttttgtttctttcttggttcAATGTTTCTATAGTTTATTCCTTTTCTCTTTATTGGTTTTCACTGTTTTCCTAGTTATtttcatttgtttttgcattgtttttcggttttatttttcattttctttttttctttaatttgtttttttcctttttctattttaattttgggtttttctttgattctttcggtttttattctacatttttttGTATATGTCAAAAACATTTTCCTAATACCTGTTTAACTTTTTCcaatacaaatttaacatttttgtAATACATAGTAAACTTTTTTCTATACGCATATTTACCATCTTTCAatggttgattaacatttttcaaatacaatatTAACATTTTGTTGAATGCAtgttcaacatttttctatacacacttTTGAAATTTGttgaaatgcttgattaatatttctcaaatacaagatcaacattttctaatACACTATGCacatttttatatttttcaaatgcttgattaacattttctagATGCAATATTAACAGTTTTTTAAACAGCGTCAACATTTTTTATAAACACATTTATCATTTTTCAATTGCcttattaacatttttcaaatactcattcaaattctttcaaatgcttgattaacatttataTATACATGATGAAAAAActtcatcattttttaatacatgatcaacgttttttctatacaaatttaatatttttaaatacttgctcaacattttttaaatgcttgattaactctttatatacatgatcaaatttGTTTCatctttttttaatacatggtcaatattttttctataccAATGTGCAAAAAAATAATAATTCAGGACTCAAAAGGACCTATTTTGGAGCACTTATTTTTACTCCCTCCGCCTCGATAGCTTGAAAAATAATCTTATATTGTGAGACGGAGGGAGTGTTTTTTCGGCACACACTTcaatgaacctcttcaacaacaagaCCATCGATTTTCGGAAGCTAAATCATGCCACACTGCTCACCGGCAATCTTGGTCTCGGACATGCCGGCCGGGCTCTCGCACGGGCCATCGCGATTGAGCGCCGCTGCACTTTCCGCTTCCGCGCGACCCCGAAGAACCGCCACCCGATCTACAACAAGCTCGCACATCGGGCGCACAACGCGGGCGGGATCCCGCCGCTCCCTCGTCATCTTCACGGCCGCCTGCTCCAGCTTCTCCAGCCTGCGCTTGATCGTCCTCAGAGCCAGCTCGGTGCGCGCGCCGTCCTCGAGCGCCTCCCGCATCGGTCCCAACCTGTCGCCGTACATCTCCCGGAGAACCTCCCGGCACTCGCGCCCGGGGTAGAGCTCCTCGAACGTGCGCGGCCGCATGCGGTGGCACGGCGACGACGGCTTGACCTCTTCCGGCGATTTCTTCTCTGGCTTTGGCTTGAGCTCTTCTAGTGCTTTCTTGGTGCGTCTCATGGTGACCACGAGCTTGGTGTACGCGGTCTCGAACTCCCACGCCTCCCTAAACTTGGAGAACTTGTCGCCGCTCTTGGGGGCGTCGACGGTTGTTGGGGAGGCGCGTCGGTTGGTCGTCTTGCGCTCGTCGACGCGGGGTTTCTTCTTGCCAGCCGCGTCGGTGGCAGGGATCGCGGCGGCGGGGGCCTTGCGCTTTGGTGCCGGAGCCGGAGCAGGGCGCTCTTCTGGCGGCTCCTTCTTGGGGAGAGGGCGTCGCCTCAGAAAGTCACGTCCCGTGGGAAGGTACGCCATGAAACCGCGGAGGAGATCGCCGTGCGCCGGCCCGAAAATCCTCCGGGCCTTGTCGTAGATCTGATTGGCGTCGAGCTTGACCTCCGCCCCGACGTGGAAGAGCAGCGCGAGGACCCTGTCGTAGAGCCCGGCGTCCGCCCGCTTCACCCGCTCGAGGAACCGCATGGCCTCGGCGCAGTCCGCGTCGAcggggtgggggtggcggcgcTCCCTCTTGGGCCGCTTGGGCGGACGATCCTCCTCGCGGATGACGGGCTCGTCGGCTCCGTGCTGGAAGGGGCGGCGCAAGAAGGCGCGGAAGCTTTGCGAAAGGTCGGGATGGCCGTCGAGGAACGCGAACAGCCTGGCCAGGACGGCCCGGGAGTCGGCGGCGACCTCGCCCCGGTAGAAGCGGCCGAGGAGGCCGAGGAACTCGTCGTAGACGGCCAGATCGAACGCGAAGATTTCTTTGACCTGCCCCACGAAGTGCAGGGCGTCGTTCACCTCGGGCCTCGGAAAACTGCCCGGCAGTTGCGCCATGGCGGTGGGCCGGTGGCTCGTCTCGGCCGGCCGGCGGCGCTGGTTGTCTACTTTCTAGCGCGGATCGGACGTGTTCCCAACCAGCGTAGCAACATAATGGTTTGGAGTCCAAGTCCTACACTTCGAACACGAAGTATATAGCCACGTACGAACCTAGCAACGTGATGGTTTGGAATCCAAGTCCTATACGGCCACATATACCTGTTCAAACACGGAAAAAGAAGCTATGTATCCCCGCCAGCCTATGAAAGAGACAAGTTAAAAGAGTCAAGCTCCAATAAAACGAAAACGCTAACTAAACGGGAGGGTTAATGCTTATATTTTTTTTCCATCAAACTAGGGAGTTTATTACTCCATCTgtatcataatgtaagacgtttttttgacaCTTATGGGGCCGAGGGAGTACTTCAGAATCAAGCGTTACAATCTGCTCGAAGGCAGCCTACTAGGAAATCTGGACTCGCAGAGATCCAACTATCAGTCTCATCTAGTGTACAAGCTAGCTTAGCACACAGATCAGCGGACAGCGTGAATATTACAAGCTCTCCCCCACCCCGTCGACGAAATATCACACCTGCCAATGGGCTTGATATGCCTATAGTTGAGTGTTACTGAATCTGGTAAAATATCGCGAAGTACTCTCCACCAGAACACTCGTACctttgcactacaagaaatatgtcaacttgtgaccaccactattggtcactgaatgatcATAGTTTtctatttatgacctttttgtgaccaaaaccagAAGGTCAAAAGTTGACCATCGTAAACTGACATTtttgaccttctctgtgagaaggtcgtagacattTACGATCAAAATAAGCCTACTGTTACTGAATCTGGTAACCGAAAACGAAACAAAACTAGCTACTAATTCCTCCAAATTCTTCAAGATAGGGGCGGCAACCGATCGCGTGTTGCTGCGCGAATTCCAAAGGTCGGCAAGCTCCATGCTGTCTACCCCAATCATGATATGTGAAAAGCCCCGTAGCTCGGCAAAGATCACGCCTTCTCTGAAAGCAAGTAATTCAGCCGTGAAAGCATCCGAGACCCCTGGAAGGGGCTTGCTCCAAGCTCCCAGAAAAGCGAGATGAGACCGAGCGACCCCGCCCGCCCCACCCCTTGGAACATGCATAGCTAGCGCACCATCAGTATTGATGGTCACCCAGCCCGGCTCTGGCGGCCTCCAACACTAGCCCGGCAAGCCCCTTCTCCCTTTCGCCGGGAGTTCCATCCAAGATAGAGTCTCATGGACCCACTTTATTGCCTGCACAGCATTGTAACCCTCCTCTTCGTGTGTCCATCTGTTTCGGGAGGACCAAATCGAGTGCATGATGGTGATTATCTTGCATCTATCATCATCAGAGAAAATAGAGTTAGCAAGATGTATCTAGCCCATGTATCCGAACGCAAGGTTGGTAAATGAAGATCAAAGCGGTCTCTGGCCGCTGCCCAGAAGCTCTTTGCATGTGTATAGTGAACCAAAGCATGCATCAGATCTTCATTCATAGCCCGACAAATATCACACCTGCCAATGGGCTTGATATGCCTATAGTTGAGTGTTACTGAATCTGGTAAAATATCGCGAAGTACTCTCCACCAGAACACTCGTACctttgcactacaagaaatatgtcaacttgtgaccaccactattggtcactgaatgatcATAGTTTtctatttgtgacctttttgtgaccaaaaccagaaggtcaaaagctgaccaTCGTAAACTGACATTtttgaccttctctgtgagaaggtcgtagacattTACGATCAAAATAAgcctactgttttgttttggtcactagccgtctgcccaggccacgtcggatctgacgtggcaatctgaaggtagtagtagtagtaccttgGTGCCAACAACCTGCAAAACAACACAACCATCCACACATTAAGGACTGACTTCAGATCAGTGGGTTCATTGACAAGGCAATAAGAAACTGTACTCACACATCGACAATCACCATCATTCCCAACAATTATCTGGGTCTCTAGTTTACTGTTTATTTCCTCTAGGTACATCAATTAATTCAGTACAAATTGTTAGTCCGCTGCTAGCTTGTGGGTACAACAGGGCTATCAATCAGCAAAGCTGTGTAGGTACACCACCGTGACTAAAATACTAATCAGAAGAGTGATTGATACTTGTGGCTGAGAGTGATCGTGCTGAGTGAATCAATGGATTCTCAACCACGTGCACACCTGAACAGCCTAAGCTTACGATGTGCAGTAAGTTAGGGTCAAGTTCCATAATACATCAATAAAGGATAAAAAATAAACTACTAGAATACATAGAAATTCCATGCAGATGAGTAATTCCATAATACAGTTTCTTTTTTTTGAAGAGTTGCATATCACAATAAAAACAGATACAATATTTAATTGCCCGAGGCCAAAACAGTATAGTAAAGAACACAAAACATACAAGGCATGCATACATTATTAATTAAAAGAGAGGATTGATCAATAAGGATGAGTTAACCCATGCATTTCTTACATATGAGAGCATTAGAATATGGTTAACAAATGCACTTTCACCGTCAAATCTGAAGTAATACTACCAATCATAGTTAAAATGGTTGGGGTGTAACTCATATCTATAGGCAGGTCACATACTAGCACAAATCTTAAACGAGTTGAGTTAAGGAAAAAATTAATGACTGAAACAATTCTAACAGCAAGCTGGTTAAGCAGTGCAGCCTTCCAGGTACCATTGCATACACAACTTATAATGTCACCATCAAACTTCCACATAAATGACAAGTCAAACATGCTGATGGACAACAGAATTTAGCCCATACAATGCAAAACTATTGTACACAAAACCACAGTTTGGATCTATCTAGCAAACCATTTTAAGAACAATTCACATCAAGACATGGACAGTAAAGGGAATCATTTTAGAAGGCTTGGACTGCATATACAAGTTGATCATGGAACTAACAGACATGAACAGAACAGAATAGATTCGATCATGGAACTAACAGACATGGACAGTAAAGGCAATCATTTTAGAAGGCTTGGACTGCACTAGTTACTGACTGCACATGTATATGCACAAAGAAGCTAGAGCAACACCAAATCCACAGTAACCAGTTCATAGGCATGAAATAGAACTAGAGCATGGACCAATAGATCAACAGGAGGAGACAGATTAGACCAAATCCACATAAACACATCCATACACATACCAGGATAACTGGATAGTGGCCAATTGGTTAGATCAGGAGCAACAATACATATTTCCCTAAACCTAAAATTACCATAGCTTGTAAATCATGCCACTGGTTAGAGCACAACACCACAATCACAAGTCCAAGGCCACCAGATGATTAGCAATCGCTTGACTAATCGACTATTAACTACTGGAGTAATGATTACCAAGTTATTCGCCGCATCTTGCTGTTAGCAACATCACACAACATCACACAAGAACACTGGAAGTGTGTTCTCTGCATTTGCTTAGGgtggtgataacccgcaagtatacgggatagttgtagcctctttcgataagtaagagtgtcgaacccaacgaggagctaaaggtagaacaaatactctctcaagttctatcggccactgatacgactttatgcacgcttgacgttcgctttacctagaacaagtatgaaactagaagtacttcgtaGGAGTTGTAGGATAGTttttcaagataataaagaacacgtaaataaaaggtaggggctttttgtataaagatgcaataaagtaaataaagcgagtgtgggaaagtggtgataggagtggtgaaattgtccctaagcaattgactactttactagaccgatagcaaattttatgtgggagaggccactgctagcatgtcatccctgacttggaattctatgcacttatgattggaactattagcaagcagtccgcaactactaacgttcattaaggtaaaacccaaccatagcattaagatatattggtcccccttcaatcccgtatgcatcaatttctatgctaggttgaagcttctgtcactctagccctccaatacatagtcctatcaacatacaactaaccctatggtgtgatccacacgtgcGCTCATATggtgggcaccataggacaacaacataaccacaagaaaattaaatcaatcatagcaattcatcaaccaccaataggacaacgaaaatctactcagacatcataggatggcaacacttcattggataataatatgaagcataaagcaccatgttcaagtagagggtacatcgggttgcggaagagtggactactgtagatagaggggggaaggtgatggagatgttggtgaagatgatggtggtgttggtgaatatcgcggtgatgatgatggtccccggcggtgttccggcgcccccgaaagcaagggggagagatccccccttcttcttcttcttccttgacctcctccctagatgggagaagggtttcccctcttgtccttggctcccatggcttgggaggggcgagagcccctccgagattggatctatctctctgtttctgcgttctctgtttctgccccttcaccgtttcctttatatctggagatccataactccaattggggtgaatctttcgcccagatttttctcataaaattagctttcttgctgcAAAAGTAGAGCGTCAACCNNNNNNNNNNNNNNNNNNNNNNNNNNNNNNNNNNNNNNNNNNNNNNNNNNNNNNNNNNNNNNNNNNNNNNNNNNNNNNNNNNNNNNNNNNNNNNNNNNNNNNNNNNNNNNNNNNNNNNNNNNNNNNNNNNNNNNNNNNNNNNNNNNNNNNNNNNNNNNNNNNNNNNNNNNNGTGGCCAcccggacaccgtttcacgttgattcttactccggaaaatcccaaatattccaaaataattctccatccgtttttatcccgtttggattccgtttgatattggttttctgcgaaacataaaacatgcaacagataggaactggcactgggcactggttcaatatgttagtcccaaatatagtataaaaagttgccaaaagtatatgaaagttgaagaatattggcatggaataataaaaaattatatatacgacggagacgtatcagcatccccaagcttaattcctgctcgtcctcgagtaggtaaatgataaaaaaataaataatttttgatgtggaatgctacctagcataatcttgatcatgtgtctaatcatggcatgaatatcaagacatgagtgattcaaagcaatagtctatcatttgacataaaaacaataatacttcaagcataccaaccaagcaactatgtcttatcgaaataacatagccaaagaaagctcatccctacaaaatcatatagtctggctatgctccatcttcgtcacacaaaatactcccataatgcacaaccccgatgatgagccgagcaattggttcatagtttttaatgcgcttcagctttttcaactcttacgcaatacatgagcgcaagccatggacataacactatggtggtatagaatatgatggtggaggtttatgcggagaagacaaaaaaggagaaagtctcacatcgacgcggctaatcaatgggctatggagatgcccatcaattgatgtcaatgcgaggagtagggattgccatgcaacggatgcactaagagctataagtgtatgaaagctcaaactggaaactaagtgggtgtgcatccaacttgcttgctcatgaagacctcgggcgtttgaggaagctcatcatcggaatatacaagccaagttctataatgaaaattcccactagtatatgaaagtgaaagcataggagactctctctatgaaaaacatggtgctactctgaagcacaagtgtggtaaaaggatagtaatattgccccttctctatttttctctcatttttttattttatttttcatttttttcatttttttctttctttttggtgggcttctttggcctctttttttatttgggcttctttggcctcttttatttttcataaagtccagattctcatcccgacttgtgggggaatcatagtctccttcatcctttcctcactggggcaatgctctaataatgatgatcatcacacttttatttacttacaactcaatattataactcgatatcgaacaaagatatgactctatatgaatgcttccggcagtgtatcgggatgtgcaatgatctagtgtagcaaacatcaacggacaagccatgaaaacatcatgctagctatcttacgatcatgcaaagcaatatgacaataaatgctcaagtcatgtatatgacgatgatggaagttgcatggcaatatatctcggaatggctatggaaatgccataataggtaggtatggtggctgttttgaggaagatataatgagtaaggaaatatgccctagaggcaataataaagttattatttatttccttataatcatgataaatgtttattattcatgctagaattgtatttaccggaaacataatacatgtgtgaatacatagacaaacaaagtgtcactagtatgcctctacttgactagctcgttaatcaaagatggttatgtttcctaaccatgaacaatgagttgttatttgattaacgaggtcacatcactagtagaatgatctgattgacatgacccattccattagcttagcacccgatcgtttagtatgttgctattgctttcttcatgacttatacatgttcctatgactatgagattatgcaactcccgtttaccggaggaacactttgggtactaccaaacgtcacaacgtaactgggtgattataaaggagtactacaggtgtctccaatggtcgatgttgggttggcgtatttcgagattaggatttgtcactccgattgtcggagaggtatctctgggccctctcggtaatacacatcacataagccttgcaagcattacaactaatatgttagttgtgagatgatgtattacggaacgagtaaagagactttccagtaacgagattgaactaggtattggataccgacgatcgaatctcgggcaagtaacataccgatgacaaagggaacaacgtatgttgttatgcggtctgaccgataaagatcttcgtagaatatgtaggagccaatatgggcatccaggtcccgctattggttattgaccggagaggtgtctcggtcatgtctacattgttctcgaacccgtagggtccgcacgcttaaggttacgatgacagttatattatgagtttatgcattttgatgtaccgaaggttgttcggagtcccggatgtgatcacggacatgacgaggagtctcgaaatggtcgagacataaagattggtatattggaagcctatatttggatatcggaagtgttccgggtgaaatcgggattttaccggaataccgggagggttaccggaaccccccgggaaccatatgggccatcatgggccttagtggaaaggagaaaggggcagcccaagggggctgcatgcctccccccttcccctagtcctattaggactaggagaggtggccggccacccctctccctctttcccccttgggaatcctagttggaataggattaggggggggggagtcctactcccggtaggagtaggactcctcctgcgcctctccctcttggccggcgccccctccccccttggctcctttatatacggaggcaggggcacctctaaacacacaagttgacacaagttgatccacatgatcgattccttagccgtgtgcggtgccccctgccaccatattcctcgataatactgtagcggagtttaggcgaagctctgctactgtagttcatcaagatcgtcaccacgccgtcgtgctgacgaaactcttccccgacactttgctggatcggagtccggggatcgtcatcgagctgaacgtgtgctcgaactcggaggtgccgtagtttcggtgcttgatcggttggatcgagaagacgtacgactacttcctctacgtcgtgtcatcgcttccgcagtcggtctgcgttgggtacgtagacaatactctcccctcgttgctatgcatcacatgatcttgcgtgtgcgtaggaaattttttgaaattactacgaaacccaacagtggcatccgagcctaggttattgatgttgatgttatatgcacgagtagaacacaagtgagttgtggacgatacaagtcatactgcctaccagcatgtcatattttggttcggcggtattgttggacgagacgacccggaccaaccttacgcgtacgcttacgcgagaccggttccctcgacgtgctttgcacagagatggcttgcgggcgactgcctctccaactttagttgaaccaagtatggctacgcccggtccttgcgaaggttaaaacggagtctatttgacaaactatcgttgtggttttgatgcgtaggtgagattggttcttacttaagcccgtagcagccacgtaaaacatgcaacaacaaagtagaggacgtctaacttgtttttgcagggcatgttgtgatgtgatatggtcaaggcatgatgctgaatttaattgtatgagatgatcatgttttgtaaccaagttatcggcaactggcaggagccatatggttgtcgctttattgtatgcaatgcaatcgtgatgtaatgctttactttattactacggtagtgatagtcgtggaagcataagattggcgagacgacaacgatgctacgatggagatcaaggtgtcgcgccggtgacgatggtgatcatgacggtgcttcggagatggagatcacaagcacaagatgatgatggccatatcatatcacttatattgattgcatgtgatgtttatctttttatgcatcttatcttgctttgattgacggtagcattataagatgatctctcactaaattatcaagaagtgttctccctgagtatgcaccgttgcgaaagttcttcgtgctgagacaccacgtgatgatcgggtgtgataggctctacgttcaaatacaacgggtgcaaaacagttgcgcacgcagaatactcaggttaaacttgacgagcctagcatatgcagatatggcctcggaacacgaagaccgaaaggtcgagcgtgaatcatatagtagatatgatcaacataatgatgttcaccgatgaaactactccatctcacgtgatgatcggacatggttta contains:
- the LOC119282399 gene encoding uncharacterized protein LOC119282399, which gives rise to MAQLPGSFPRPEVNDALHFVGQVKEIFAFDLAVYDEFLGLLGRFYRGEVAADSRAVLARLFAFLDGHPDLSQSFRAFLRRPFQHGADEPVIREEDRPPKRPKRERRHPHPVDADCAEAMRFLERVKRADAGLYDRVLALLFHVGAEVKLDANQIYDKARRIFGPAHGDLLRGFMAYLPTGRDFLRRRPLPKKEPPEERPAPAPAPKRKAPAAAIPATDAAGKKKPRVDERKTTNRRASPTTVDAPKSGDKFSKFREAWEFETAYTKLVVTMRRTKKALEELKPKPEKKSPEEVKPSSPCHRMRPRTFEELYPGRECREVLREMYGDRLGPMREALEDGARTELALRTIKRRLEKLEQAAVKMTRERRDPARVVRPMCELVVDRVAVLRGRAEAESAAALNRDGPCESPAGMSETKIAGEQCGMI
- the LOC119278633 gene encoding pyridoxal phosphate homeostasis protein-like: MAAAAAAEGAAAPVAAAMRAVLARAGRAAERSGRAAEAVRVVAIGKTKPVSLLRQLYDAGHRSFGENYVQEFVTKAPQLPEDIRWHFVGHLQSNKVKSLLAAVPNLDMVEGVGNEKIANHLDRAVVSLGREPLKVMVQVNTSGEESKSGIDPSKCVELAKHVKLACPNLILSGLMTIGMKDYSSTPENFKALVNCKLEVCKALGIPTEQFELSMGMSGDFEQAIELGSTNVRVGSTIFGPREYPNQKQN